CTTGGAAGACCACTCCCCGGGTGGGGTCGGGCCCGTCGACGGAATCTCCGTTGACCAGCACCTCGCCCTCGGTGGGGTCGAGATAGCCCGCGATACACTCCATCACGGTGGATTTCCCGCAGCCCGAGGGGCCGAGCACGGTCACGAACTCCTCGGCCTCGATATGGAGATCCATCGAGTCGACGGCCGTCAACTCGCCGCTGTCGGTGCCGTACACCTTGGTCATGTCTTTGATATTGACGGTGCCGGTCCCGCTCGACTCCGTCCACGACCGGAACTCCTTGTCGGTCGCGTCGGCATCGTTGGTCGCGTCGGTGTGTTGTTCGTCCGTGGCGGTACGAGCGTTGGTGGGGTCACGTTCACTCATGATCGTTCCTCCGTCGTGGACCACGACATCAGCCAGTGGCCGAGACGCTCGACCAGCAGCGACGACGCATAGCCGAGCGCGCCGACGGCGAGCATGCCGATGACGACGATCTGGTTCTGCAACAATCGCGATCCTTGCATGATGATGTAACCGAGTCCGGGACCACCGGTGAGCAGCTCCGCGGCGACGACCGTGATCCAGCCCAACCCGACACCGAGCGAGAGCCCGGTGATGATCGACGGCAGCGTCGCCGGCAGCACCACGTGGCGGAAAACATCTCCCGAGGATGCACCGAGGCTCTCCGCCGCCCGGCGGTACTCGGTCTCGATGTTCCGTGCGCCCTCGATGGTGTTCGTGAATATCGGGAAGAACGCCCCGACGAACACGACGAACAGCGCGGGCAGCGGCACCGAAACCGATCCCAGCGCGAGCGTCGGGAAGACGATGATGGCGATCGGGAGCCACGCGATCGGCGGGATCGGCCGAAACGCCTCGAGTGCGGGGTACAGCAGGTTTTCCCACCGCTGGCTCGTGCCCACGACCAGCCCGACCGGGATCGCGAACACGGCCGCGAACCCGACGCCGATCGCTACCCGTGCCGCCGAGTAGACGGCGTGGAGATAGATGGTGTCGCCACCCTCGGTCAGGGGTTGGCCGGCGAGCGCACCGGCGAACTCCACGAGGGTCGTCACGGGGCTGGCGAAGTGATCGAAGTTGAGCACACCGAACCGGTAGCACAGCCACCAGACCGCGACGAACCCCACGAGCGAGAGGAGCTTCCGGAACCCCCTTGTCGGCGATGGAAGGCTCTCCGCGAACCGGTCGCCGATCCGTTCGGTCATCGACTGCGTACTCATCGTGACCCTCCGGACGCGTTGCCGATCGCCGAGCCGTTCGTCGCGGTGGAGCTGTTGCCGGCCGATCGCGGCGCCCACTCCACCGCGTCGTCGAGTTCGGCTGCTGCCTCGTTGAGTAGCTCCGGCTTGTACCGATCGTCGGACGGCGGCGCTTCGAGCGCCCCCTGGCGGGTGAGAAAGGCCGGTGCGGTCTCCTTCATCAACCGACCCGGCTCCTCCGTTTGCTCGTAGTCGGTCGCGTACCGCAGCCGTTGGACGTCCTCGCCGATCGGTGGGTCCTTGTAGACGCCCCAACGAAGCGTCGGTCGGTTGAAATATCGGAGGTCTTGTTCTTGGGCAACCAGGTCGAGGGTCCGCTCGTGGTCGGTGGCGAGCACCCGGGTCGCTTCGAGCTCGGCCTTCAGGATCCCTTTCGCCGCCTCTCGGTGGTTCTCGATCAGGTCGTCGGTCATCGGGATCCCGCCGGCGTCGATCACGTTGTACTCCGCACCGGTCGAGACGTATCGGGTGAGATTGTCCTGGAAGACCGATTTCGCGATCGAGGGTTCCCAGCCGACTCCCGCGGCGATTCGGCCCTCTCGGAGATTGGCGAGAATGGTCGAGATACCGGTATCCTCAACGGTCACATCGATACTTTCCTCCTCGAGCACCCGGAGAAGATACCGGTGAGAACACGCCCCGACCGTGACGCCGACCGTCTCACCGTCGATGTCGGTGGTCCGTTCGATATCGGAGCCCTTCGGGACGACCAGAAGGTTACACTGCTGGCCCCGTGACCAGTTCGCGAGCCCGACGAGGCTAGCCGGGGTTTCGTTCTGGGCGATGGTCGTCAGCGCCGGCATGTCGCCCATCCAGCCCGCCTGGTTCTTGCCGACGCTGATTCGGTTGCCGATGACCGCCCCCTGAAGCGCCGACTGCCAGTTCAGTGAGTATCCTTCGGGGAGGTACTTCTGTGGGATGTCGCTGTGTTTCATGACGAGCGCCTCCCATGCGTGGGCGGAGAACGGCTGGTAACCCATCGTCAGTGTCTGCCCGGTGCCGGACGCGGCACCGAGACACCCGGTTAACGCGCCGGTTCCCGCAATGGCCGACGCTTGGAGGAATCGTCGGCGCGACGAACTTGTCGTCTCGTCTTTCGATAATGGATTATCGTTCACTTTTGTCACCGTTCGACCATCGGTTGGTTGGCGCACGCTCCGATACGAACCGCGACCGACGTTCACGCGAGACCGTAAAATCGACGACGCGGCCAGTCTCGCTCGCATCGAGTGCAAGATGTCGGTAGTACGTAGTGTGGCTGTTTCGGGCCTAACCCTGTCGCCTGCGAATGAAAGTCTCCTCAGCTCGTTCCCGCAGCTCACCGGTCTCGCGGCGAGATTGGCGACGTTCGTCCCGCAGTCAGTCGGTCGTACTCGACCGGATCGTCCGCTCGGCCGCGTCGAGCGCCGCCTCGCGATCGAACTCCTCGACGACGGTTTCGAGCTCCTCTCGTGAGTCGTCGCGCAGCTCGCGGGCGTACTCCGCGATCAGTGGGAGTGCACGCACGAGGTTGTCGACGATCGGGACGTCCGCGACCTGAGGCGAGCGCGAGAGCGGGTTGAGATCGATCACGATCTCGGTTTTGCCCATCGCGTCGAGCGCTGCCGCCCGGTCGCCGTCCTCCAGCGGAACGAGCACGACGTCGGCGGCGTGGATACCGTCGGCGTCGACCGTCGCGCGAGCGTGATCTAGCCCTGGAATCTGCGCGTCGGCCGCGAGCCCCAGCACCTCGCTCGCACCGTGCTCGCGGAGGTGCTCGGCGATCGCTGCCATCCGTTCCTCGGTGCGATTGAAGAGGTTCACCTCGATGTCTGCGTCCGTCGCTTGTGCGAGGTCGACCACCGCATCGGGACACAGCGCCGCGACGTTGCCGTTCACGGAGATCACGGGGTGGTCGGCGAGCAGGAACTGCGCGGCGGCGGCGCGGGCGGCCGCGTCGGCACTTTCGATGGTGCGCTCGCCGAGTAGGTAGTCGTACGCCTCGCCGCGCCCCTGAGCGATGAGTCCCTGACGCGACGTGATGCCTTTCTCGACACCGTCCTCGATCCGATGACGCGCAAGCAGCGACTCGTGGCGGGGGTGTGACTCCGGGATCGCCGTCTCGTCGTCCGGATCGACGGGAATCTGCGGCTCCTCGCTCATACGACCGTTCGGCCGGTGAGCGACAAAAACACCCCGTGTTGGCGGCAGCCGGAAACAGTCATCGAGAGTCGATCCCGACGATCCCCGCACCCGGAGGGTGGATCGTACAGGTCGCAGGCTCGTAGCCCGCGTCGGTGAGGCCGGTGTCGAGCGCGAACACCGTTTCACCGAGCATTGCCATCGACGCCGCGCCGCCCGCGGCCTCGACGGCCCCGATGGCGGTCTCGACCCGCTCGGTCAGCAGCTCGGCCTCGCGAGCGAACGCTGCCGAGCACGACACCATCCGTTGGAGTGTCGGTCCTTCGCGGAGCGTGGCGAGTGCGCGCTCGCCGGCCGCCGAGAGCCCGTCGGTGTCGCCGCCGAGGATCGCCTCGGTCGAACGCCCATCGAACGAGACGAACTCGACCCGCCTGTCAGCCCGAACCGGAATCCCGTCGAGAGCGCCGTGCGGCGGCGCGCCCGGCTCCATCCGGATCGGCACGCCACCACGCGCCTGTG
The sequence above is a segment of the Halococcus salifodinae DSM 8989 genome. Coding sequences within it:
- a CDS encoding ABC transporter permease, yielding MSTQSMTERIGDRFAESLPSPTRGFRKLLSLVGFVAVWWLCYRFGVLNFDHFASPVTTLVEFAGALAGQPLTEGGDTIYLHAVYSAARVAIGVGFAAVFAIPVGLVVGTSQRWENLLYPALEAFRPIPPIAWLPIAIIVFPTLALGSVSVPLPALFVVFVGAFFPIFTNTIEGARNIETEYRRAAESLGASSGDVFRHVVLPATLPSIITGLSLGVGLGWITVVAAELLTGGPGLGYIIMQGSRLLQNQIVVIGMLAVGALGYASSLLVERLGHWLMSWSTTEERS
- a CDS encoding ABC transporter substrate-binding protein — encoded protein: MGYQPFSAHAWEALVMKHSDIPQKYLPEGYSLNWQSALQGAVIGNRISVGKNQAGWMGDMPALTTIAQNETPASLVGLANWSRGQQCNLLVVPKGSDIERTTDIDGETVGVTVGACSHRYLLRVLEEESIDVTVEDTGISTILANLREGRIAAGVGWEPSIAKSVFQDNLTRYVSTGAEYNVIDAGGIPMTDDLIENHREAAKGILKAELEATRVLATDHERTLDLVAQEQDLRYFNRPTLRWGVYKDPPIGEDVQRLRYATDYEQTEEPGRLMKETAPAFLTRQGALEAPPSDDRYKPELLNEAAAELDDAVEWAPRSAGNSSTATNGSAIGNASGGSR
- a CDS encoding 4-phosphopantoate--beta-alanine ligase; amino-acid sequence: MSEEPQIPVDPDDETAIPESHPRHESLLARHRIEDGVEKGITSRQGLIAQGRGEAYDYLLGERTIESADAAARAAAAQFLLADHPVISVNGNVAALCPDAVVDLAQATDADIEVNLFNRTEERMAAIAEHLREHGASEVLGLAADAQIPGLDHARATVDADGIHAADVVLVPLEDGDRAAALDAMGKTEIVIDLNPLSRSPQVADVPIVDNLVRALPLIAEYARELRDDSREELETVVEEFDREAALDAAERTIRSSTTD